One part of the Luteibacter yeojuensis genome encodes these proteins:
- a CDS encoding ESPR-type extended signal peptide-containing protein — protein MNTIYSKVWNTSLGILVVASELARAKGKGGTSRRLRAAMAALPLAAGAMLALASSPAQAGNVCGGYLLGLQGKAPVAKGDDAFACGTSAKAEGDYSTAVGTKARSDGLSGSAFGNDAQALGAWSTAIGQASRATGTDSVAIGESSRASGSASSAFGTDAQATAKNSVALGESSIANRANSVSIGSVNAERQLTNLADGTQATDAVNKRQLDKVSSSVTGVSHRVDALSQTVDGVSDSVDQLADSVSDAAHYFKANGLGDGSDDALATGQYATASGSGAFAGADGATANGSGAVATGVQSTAVGYGTVATGQNAAAFGAGAQADGPGSVAVGGNAVDEDGNPLITNQGVPVDTGATSAGVGGTAVGASANASGFASTANGVGAYASGAQSAAFGAVANAIGDYSTAVGTQSAATGVSSTAVGESAQATGEESVAVGGTAYGGFVPTLASGVGSSAFGNGAWGSADYTTSLGWSSTADHLYATAVGAVAGALDVGAVAVGYRSAAIGTQTTTVGTNSFVWGESASAYGSNTFVWGDNATGLGSASNIDGDNSTAVGANTTIEGSGSTATGESSTVIGDESTANGHGAIASGNSASSFGAGSLANGDYTTAAGQGSYAGAQGASAFGSGAVATGQQSIASGYGAVATGQNSAAYGSGAQADGPGSVAVGGNAVDEDGNPLITNGGVPVDTGATSAGVGGTAVGASANASGFASTANGVGAYASGAQSAAFGAVANAIGDYSTSVGTLSAATGVSSTAVGESAQALGDESVAVGGTTFFGLIPAQATGVGAAAFGAGAWATNDYATALGWNSWADGASSTAIGESSYASADNSVALGAGSYNDRANTVSVGDAGAERQITNVATGTEATDAVNKGQLDASVNDATRYFKATGNGDGSDDVLATGQYATASGSGAFAGADGATANGSGAVATGSFATASGYGSVATGAGSSAHGANAQATGEQSTAHGADSLASGAQASAFGNAATASGLQTVAVGGAAQGLGDYAASIGYKSQANGESSVAIGGPANVLYGTGYTFLFDTQAAGYGSTAIGAGALARDYGTAVGLLAVAGAANTTAVGWSALTYQENATALGEFAIAYGVNSTGIGGESSAYGNNSIALGYKAGTADPDTIAIGSHSIGVFDGAVALGTNAYANNTNSVALGTNSMTVRDNTVSVGASQAWTDTNGVVHEAFDRQITNVAAGTEDTDAVNKSQLDAVAGGVSDASHYFKANGLNDGSDDAVAAGDYATAAGSGAFAGASGASAFGSGAVATGQQSIAAGYGAVATGQNSAAYGSGAQADGPGSVAVGGNAVDEDGNPLITNGGVPVDTGATSAGVGGTAVGASANASGFASTANGVGAFASGAQSAAFGAVANAIGDLSTAVGTQSAAVGASSVAVGESAQALGDESVAVGGATFFGLIPTQATGIGAAAFGTGAWATADYAMALGWNSWADGTSATAIGDSSHASGVNSVALGAGSVSTRDNTVSVGDVGAERQITNVAAGTEATDAVNKSQLDAVAGGVTDASHYFKANGLGDGSDDALAVGDQATAAGSGAFAGNQGASALGSGAVATGQQSTAVGYGAVATGQNSAAYGSGAQADGPGSVAVGGNAVDEDGNPLITNGGVPVDTGATSAGVGGTAVGASANASGFASTANGVGAYASGAQSAAFGAVANAIGDYSTSVGTLSAATGVSSTAVGESAQALGDESVAVGGTTFFGLIPAQATGVGAAAFGAGAWATNDYATALGWNSWADGASSTAIGESSYASADNSVALGAGSYNDRANTVSVGDAGAERQITNVAAGTEATDAVNKGQLDTLADSVAPAAHYVKATGAMDGSDDASATGQLATATGAGSSATGDLSTASGAFATASNESTTAVGTFSTASGAASTAIGDSARALAANSVALGAGSLATRANTVSVGSAGNNRQITNVAAGTQNTDAVNLGQLNSALSGAFSGSSSTAGNAVAMALGGGATMGVNGLVGPVYRVQGASYGSVGDAVGALDGAISSLDSRVGALETPPDGGLKPGPASQRTAAPSVAARSVATPAATVPEVTAAVTSAAAAPAAAPAPAAAALPVTPTAIDGGGAPITNVAAGTAPTDAANVSQVDQAVATAKSYADQGDATTLQAAKTYTDQKFGDVVSGGAFDEYKRTVDRRFTNLNDRLDKVGAMGAAMSQMAFSTQGVNGENRLGVGVGGYKGQGALSVGYSRSITPNATVTFGAAISGGESSGGVGVGVGW, from the coding sequence GTGAATACCATTTACAGCAAGGTCTGGAACACATCGCTAGGCATTCTGGTCGTCGCTTCGGAACTCGCACGGGCCAAGGGCAAGGGCGGTACCTCCCGCCGCCTGCGCGCCGCGATGGCCGCGCTGCCACTGGCCGCCGGCGCGATGCTGGCGCTGGCTAGTTCGCCGGCGCAGGCGGGCAACGTATGCGGAGGCTATCTGCTCGGCCTGCAGGGCAAGGCCCCGGTGGCGAAGGGCGACGACGCTTTCGCCTGCGGTACCTCGGCCAAGGCCGAGGGCGATTACAGCACGGCGGTCGGCACGAAGGCGCGTAGCGACGGCCTCTCCGGCTCGGCGTTCGGCAACGATGCGCAGGCGCTCGGCGCCTGGTCCACCGCGATCGGCCAGGCTTCGCGTGCCACCGGCACGGACAGCGTGGCGATCGGCGAATCCTCGCGGGCCAGCGGCTCCGCCAGCTCGGCGTTCGGTACCGATGCGCAGGCCACCGCGAAGAATTCGGTCGCACTCGGCGAAAGCTCCATCGCCAATCGCGCCAACTCGGTGTCGATCGGCTCGGTGAATGCGGAGCGCCAGTTGACCAACCTCGCCGACGGCACCCAGGCGACCGATGCCGTGAACAAGCGGCAGCTCGACAAGGTGTCCTCGTCGGTGACGGGCGTATCCCATCGCGTCGACGCGCTGTCGCAGACGGTCGACGGCGTGTCGGACAGCGTCGACCAGTTGGCCGACAGCGTGAGCGACGCCGCGCATTACTTCAAGGCGAACGGCCTGGGCGACGGCAGCGACGATGCGCTGGCGACGGGCCAGTACGCCACGGCGTCGGGTTCGGGGGCGTTCGCGGGTGCGGACGGCGCGACGGCGAACGGCAGCGGTGCGGTCGCCACGGGCGTTCAGTCGACCGCCGTGGGTTACGGCACGGTCGCGACGGGCCAGAACGCGGCCGCATTCGGCGCCGGTGCGCAGGCCGACGGTCCGGGAAGCGTCGCGGTGGGCGGTAACGCGGTGGACGAGGACGGCAACCCGCTGATCACCAACCAGGGGGTGCCGGTGGACACCGGCGCGACGAGCGCGGGCGTGGGCGGCACGGCGGTGGGTGCGAGCGCGAACGCGAGCGGCTTCGCCTCGACGGCGAACGGCGTGGGTGCCTACGCATCCGGCGCGCAATCGGCGGCGTTCGGCGCGGTGGCGAATGCGATCGGCGATTACTCGACCGCCGTCGGCACGCAGAGCGCGGCTACTGGCGTGAGCAGCACGGCGGTAGGCGAAAGCGCGCAGGCCACCGGCGAGGAAAGCGTCGCCGTCGGCGGTACGGCGTACGGCGGTTTCGTGCCGACGCTCGCGAGCGGTGTGGGTTCGTCGGCCTTCGGCAACGGAGCCTGGGGCTCGGCGGATTACACGACCTCGCTAGGCTGGTCGAGCACGGCGGATCATCTGTACGCCACGGCGGTCGGCGCGGTGGCGGGCGCCCTCGACGTCGGCGCGGTGGCCGTGGGCTATCGCAGCGCCGCCATCGGCACGCAGACGACCACCGTCGGCACGAATTCCTTCGTCTGGGGCGAGAGCGCCTCGGCCTATGGTTCGAACACCTTCGTCTGGGGCGACAACGCGACCGGTCTCGGCAGCGCTTCCAACATCGATGGCGACAACAGCACCGCGGTCGGCGCGAATACGACGATCGAGGGCAGCGGCTCGACCGCCACGGGCGAAAGCAGCACGGTCATCGGCGACGAGTCGACGGCGAACGGTCATGGCGCGATCGCCAGCGGCAACAGCGCATCGTCCTTCGGTGCCGGCAGCCTCGCGAACGGCGACTACACGACGGCGGCCGGACAGGGTTCCTACGCGGGTGCGCAGGGGGCGAGCGCCTTTGGCAGCGGCGCCGTGGCGACAGGACAGCAGTCGATCGCGTCGGGCTACGGCGCGGTGGCGACGGGCCAGAACAGCGCGGCTTATGGTTCGGGCGCGCAGGCCGACGGTCCGGGAAGCGTGGCGGTGGGCGGCAATGCCGTGGACGAAGACGGCAATCCGCTGATCACCAACGGCGGCGTGCCGGTGGATACCGGCGCGACCAGCGCGGGGGTGGGTGGCACGGCGGTGGGTGCGAGCGCGAACGCAAGCGGCTTCGCCTCGACGGCGAACGGCGTGGGTGCCTACGCATCCGGCGCGCAGTCGGCGGCGTTCGGCGCGGTGGCGAATGCGATCGGCGATTACTCGACCTCGGTCGGTACGTTGAGCGCGGCCACCGGCGTGAGCAGCACGGCGGTGGGCGAGAGTGCGCAGGCGCTCGGCGACGAGAGCGTCGCCGTCGGCGGCACGACGTTCTTCGGGCTCATTCCGGCGCAGGCGACGGGGGTGGGCGCGGCGGCGTTCGGTGCCGGCGCGTGGGCGACGAACGACTATGCGACGGCGCTGGGCTGGAACAGCTGGGCCGATGGCGCGAGCAGCACGGCGATCGGCGAATCGTCCTACGCCTCGGCGGACAACTCGGTGGCCCTTGGCGCGGGTTCGTACAACGACCGCGCGAACACGGTCTCGGTGGGCGACGCCGGCGCGGAGCGCCAGATCACGAATGTCGCGACCGGGACGGAAGCTACCGACGCGGTGAACAAGGGCCAGCTCGATGCGTCGGTGAACGACGCGACGCGTTACTTCAAGGCCACAGGCAACGGCGACGGCAGCGACGATGTGCTGGCGACGGGCCAGTACGCCACGGCGTCGGGTTCGGGGGCGTTCGCGGGTGCGGACGGCGCGACGGCGAACGGCAGCGGTGCGGTCGCCACGGGAAGTTTCGCCACGGCGAGCGGTTACGGCAGTGTCGCCACCGGTGCAGGCAGTTCCGCGCACGGCGCGAACGCACAGGCGACGGGCGAGCAGAGCACGGCGCATGGCGCGGATTCGCTGGCTTCCGGCGCGCAGGCGTCCGCGTTCGGCAATGCGGCGACGGCCAGCGGTCTGCAGACCGTCGCAGTCGGCGGCGCAGCACAGGGGCTTGGCGACTACGCCGCGTCGATCGGCTACAAGAGCCAGGCAAACGGCGAGTCCAGCGTGGCCATCGGTGGCCCGGCCAACGTGCTCTACGGCACCGGTTACACCTTTCTTTTCGACACGCAAGCGGCGGGCTATGGCTCGACCGCTATCGGTGCTGGCGCGCTGGCCCGCGATTACGGCACGGCCGTCGGCCTCCTGGCCGTGGCGGGTGCGGCGAACACGACGGCCGTCGGTTGGAGCGCGCTGACCTACCAGGAGAACGCGACGGCGCTCGGCGAGTTCGCCATCGCCTACGGTGTCAATTCCACGGGCATAGGCGGCGAATCTTCCGCGTACGGCAACAATTCCATCGCGCTGGGTTACAAGGCCGGCACGGCGGACCCCGACACCATCGCCATCGGCTCGCACAGCATCGGTGTGTTCGATGGCGCGGTGGCTCTCGGTACGAACGCGTATGCGAACAACACGAATTCGGTCGCGCTCGGCACCAACTCCATGACCGTGCGCGACAACACCGTATCGGTGGGTGCGTCGCAGGCGTGGACCGATACGAATGGCGTGGTGCACGAGGCGTTCGATCGTCAAATCACGAACGTGGCCGCCGGCACGGAAGATACGGATGCGGTGAACAAGAGCCAGCTTGACGCGGTGGCCGGCGGAGTGAGCGACGCCAGCCATTACTTCAAAGCGAATGGCCTGAACGACGGCAGCGATGACGCCGTGGCGGCCGGCGACTACGCCACGGCAGCTGGCTCGGGTGCCTTCGCCGGAGCATCGGGCGCCAGTGCCTTCGGTAGCGGAGCGGTAGCGACAGGACAGCAATCCATCGCGGCAGGTTACGGCGCGGTGGCGACGGGCCAGAACAGCGCGGCTTATGGTTCGGGCGCGCAGGCCGACGGTCCGGGAAGCGTGGCGGTGGGCGGCAACGCGGTGGACGAGGACGGCAATCCGCTGATCACCAACGGCGGCGTGCCGGTGGATACCGGCGCGACCAGCGCGGGGGTGGGTGGCACGGCGGTGGGTGCGAGCGCGAACGCGAGCGGCTTCGCCTCGACGGCGAACGGCGTGGGCGCGTTTGCGAGCGGCGCGCAGTCGGCCGCGTTCGGCGCGGTGGCGAATGCGATCGGCGATCTGTCGACGGCGGTGGGTACACAAAGCGCGGCCGTTGGCGCGAGCAGCGTCGCGGTAGGCGAGAGTGCGCAGGCGCTTGGCGACGAGAGCGTCGCCGTCGGTGGCGCGACGTTCTTCGGCCTCATTCCGACGCAAGCGACAGGTATCGGTGCGGCGGCCTTCGGCACGGGTGCCTGGGCGACGGCCGACTATGCCATGGCACTGGGTTGGAACAGCTGGGCGGATGGCACGAGTGCCACGGCGATCGGCGATTCCTCGCATGCCTCGGGAGTGAACTCGGTTGCGCTCGGCGCCGGCTCGGTGTCCACGCGCGACAACACGGTCTCGGTGGGCGACGTGGGTGCGGAACGCCAGATCACGAATGTCGCCGCCGGCACGGAAGCTACCGACGCGGTGAACAAGAGCCAGCTTGACGCGGTGGCCGGCGGCGTGACCGACGCCAGCCATTACTTCAAGGCAAACGGCCTTGGCGATGGCAGCGACGATGCACTGGCGGTCGGCGATCAAGCCACGGCGGCCGGTTCCGGGGCCTTTGCCGGCAACCAGGGCGCGAGCGCCCTGGGGAGTGGCGCCGTGGCGACGGGGCAGCAGTCGACCGCCGTTGGCTACGGCGCGGTGGCGACGGGCCAGAACAGCGCGGCTTATGGTTCGGGCGCGCAGGCCGACGGTCCGGGAAGCGTGGCGGTGGGCGGCAATGCCGTGGACGAAGACGGCAATCCGCTGATCACCAACGGCGGCGTGCCGGTGGATACCGGCGCGACCAGCGCGGGGGTGGGTGGCACGGCGGTGGGTGCGAGCGCGAACGCAAGCGGCTTCGCCTCGACGGCGAACGGCGTGGGTGCCTACGCATCCGGCGCGCAGTCGGCGGCGTTCGGCGCGGTGGCGAATGCGATCGGCGATTACTCGACCTCGGTCGGTACGTTGAGCGCGGCCACCGGCGTGAGCAGCACGGCGGTGGGCGAGAGTGCGCAGGCGCTCGGCGACGAGAGCGTCGCCGTCGGCGGCACGACGTTCTTCGGGCTCATTCCGGCGCAGGCGACGGGGGTGGGCGCGGCGGCGTTCGGTGCCGGCGCGTGGGCGACGAACGACTATGCGACGGCGCTGGGCTGGAACAGCTGGGCCGATGGCGCGAGCAGCACGGCGATCGGCGAATCGTCCTACGCCTCGGCGGACAACTCGGTGGCCCTTGGCGCGGGTTCGTACAACGACCGCGCGAACACGGTCTCGGTGGGCGACGCCGGCGCGGAGCGCCAGATCACGAATGTCGCCGCCGGCACGGAAGCCACCGACGCGGTGAACAAGGGCCAGCTCGATACGCTGGCCGACAGCGTCGCCCCGGCGGCCCATTACGTGAAAGCCACCGGCGCGATGGATGGCTCGGACGACGCGTCGGCCACCGGCCAACTGGCCACGGCTACGGGGGCCGGCAGCAGCGCTACGGGCGACCTCTCGACGGCCTCGGGCGCCTTCGCCACGGCGAGCAACGAATCGACCACGGCGGTGGGGACGTTCTCGACCGCCAGCGGTGCCGCATCCACCGCGATCGGCGACAGCGCGCGGGCGCTGGCCGCAAACTCGGTGGCCCTCGGTGCCGGATCGCTGGCGACGCGGGCGAACACGGTGTCGGTGGGCAGTGCCGGCAACAACCGTCAGATCACCAACGTGGCGGCCGGTACGCAGAACACCGATGCGGTGAACCTCGGTCAGCTGAACAGTGCCCTCTCCGGCGCCTTCTCCGGGTCGTCCAGCACGGCGGGTAACGCCGTGGCCATGGCCCTGGGCGGCGGCGCGACGATGGGTGTGAACGGCCTCGTCGGCCCGGTGTACCGGGTGCAGGGCGCTTCCTACGGTTCGGTGGGCGACGCGGTGGGTGCGCTGGATGGCGCCATCTCGTCCCTCGACAGCCGCGTGGGCGCGCTCGAGACGCCACCGGACGGCGGCCTGAAGCCGGGCCCGGCGTCCCAGCGGACGGCGGCGCCGTCGGTCGCGGCCCGCTCCGTGGCAACACCCGCGGCGACGGTCCCCGAGGTCACGGCGGCGGTGACATCCGCCGCGGCGGCACCGGCGGCCGCACCGGCACCCGCGGCGGCCGCCTTGCCGGTCACCCCGACGGCCATCGACGGCGGCGGCGCGCCGATCACCAATGTCGCCGCGGGTACCGCGCCGACGGACGCGGCGAACGTCAGCCAGGTCGACCAGGCGGTGGCCACCGCCAAGTCCTATGCCGACCAGGGCGATGCCACCACGTTGCAGGCCGCAAAGACCTATACGGACCAGAAGTTCGGCGATGTGGTCAGCGGCGGCGCCTTCGACGAGTACAAGCGAACGGTGGACCGCCGCTTCACCAACCTCAACGACCGGCTGGACAAGGTCGGCGCCATGGGGGCAGCGATGTCGCAGATGGCCTTCAGCACCCAGGGCGTAAATGGCGAAAACCGGCTCGGCGTGGGCGTCGGCGGCTACAAGGGTCAGGGCGCCCTGTCGGTGGGCTACTCGCGCAGCATCACGCCGAATGCCACGGTCACCTTCGGCGCCGCGATCAGCGGCGGCGAAAGCTCGGGCGGCGTCGGTGTAGGCGTAGGCTGGTAA
- a CDS encoding PA domain-containing protein, translated as MSAGAAEIKIVNQDVGTGQGLDDHTPATPVGGNPGTTFGQQALNVFQFAADIHGAYLKSDVTIVNNATFEPLECDATGGVLGSSGPLSVFTFDAGASLPAGAIANTWYAGPEADALAGEDLDPGNADIQSQFNGALGSPGCIEGSKWYMGLDHQVPAGQIDFLNVVLHEMSHGLGFLGLTDLQTGEDFPGGADSHPDIYGTFVKHNGTFWDDLTPAQRVSAALDDGHLAFSGPTVIAEAPLALSQPNVYRVSAPAAAAGDYEYAQAAFGPVATSANFAGSVARGVPNDGCAALTNAAEVAGKVALIDRGTCDFTVKALNAQAAGASAVLLANNQPAAVTPGGTPASPVNIPVILVSQADGNTLKANLSGLTGAVAQGTGLSGTNADGVLIYAPAQLSPGSSFSHYDTRLTPNAIMEYAINQDLRGEIDLDLGPALFQDIGWGIDRSNQFLLTCDTGIPKLVPGGMIVGANVIANAKILAGNAADVGAYRAAVTAYAAQLATDGLINADQASSLNACLADDQTQAQYDEWGPPPAPPGIVLSNNQALSGQQGAAGATTVYLLDVPAGAKVLSLRTFGGSGDVSISVTSPGGTVKNQPNRPGNSEMFTAGKPAAGTWTLTVKGEKAYSGVSVLGTYTQ; from the coding sequence ATGAGCGCCGGCGCCGCCGAGATCAAGATCGTCAACCAGGACGTCGGCACCGGTCAGGGCCTCGACGACCACACCCCCGCCACGCCTGTCGGTGGCAACCCGGGCACGACCTTCGGCCAGCAGGCGCTCAACGTCTTCCAGTTCGCAGCCGACATCCACGGCGCTTACCTGAAAAGCGACGTGACCATCGTCAACAACGCGACGTTCGAACCGCTGGAGTGCGACGCCACCGGTGGCGTGCTCGGTTCGTCCGGCCCCTTGTCCGTCTTCACGTTCGATGCCGGCGCGAGCCTGCCGGCCGGTGCCATTGCCAACACCTGGTATGCCGGTCCGGAAGCCGACGCGCTTGCCGGCGAAGACCTCGATCCGGGCAATGCCGACATCCAGAGCCAGTTCAACGGCGCACTGGGTTCGCCGGGATGCATCGAAGGTTCGAAGTGGTACATGGGTCTCGACCACCAGGTTCCCGCCGGCCAGATCGACTTCCTCAACGTCGTGCTGCATGAGATGTCGCACGGTCTCGGTTTCCTGGGCCTCACGGACCTGCAGACCGGCGAGGATTTCCCGGGCGGCGCGGATTCGCATCCGGACATTTACGGCACCTTCGTCAAGCATAACGGTACGTTCTGGGACGATCTGACGCCGGCACAGCGCGTCTCGGCGGCGCTGGACGACGGTCACCTCGCGTTCTCCGGTCCGACGGTGATCGCCGAGGCACCGCTCGCCCTGAGCCAGCCCAACGTCTACCGCGTGTCCGCCCCGGCGGCAGCCGCCGGCGATTACGAGTACGCCCAGGCCGCCTTCGGTCCGGTCGCCACCTCGGCGAACTTCGCCGGCAGCGTGGCGCGCGGCGTGCCGAACGACGGTTGCGCGGCCCTCACCAACGCCGCGGAGGTGGCGGGCAAGGTCGCGCTCATCGACCGTGGCACCTGCGACTTCACGGTGAAGGCGCTCAACGCCCAGGCCGCCGGCGCCAGCGCCGTGCTGCTTGCCAACAATCAGCCCGCGGCGGTGACGCCGGGCGGCACGCCGGCGTCACCGGTGAATATCCCGGTGATCCTGGTGAGCCAGGCGGACGGCAACACCCTGAAGGCCAATCTCTCCGGCCTCACCGGCGCAGTGGCCCAGGGCACGGGCCTTTCCGGTACCAACGCGGACGGCGTCCTGATCTATGCGCCGGCGCAACTCTCGCCGGGTTCCTCGTTCTCGCACTACGACACGCGCCTGACGCCGAACGCGATCATGGAGTACGCGATCAACCAGGACCTCCGTGGCGAGATCGACCTCGACCTCGGCCCCGCACTGTTCCAGGACATCGGCTGGGGCATCGACCGTAGCAACCAGTTCCTGCTGACCTGCGATACGGGCATTCCGAAGCTCGTGCCGGGCGGCATGATCGTCGGTGCCAACGTCATCGCCAACGCGAAGATCCTCGCCGGCAACGCTGCCGACGTGGGTGCCTATCGCGCGGCCGTCACGGCGTACGCCGCGCAGCTCGCGACCGACGGCTTGATCAATGCCGACCAGGCAAGCAGCCTCAATGCCTGCCTCGCCGACGATCAGACCCAGGCGCAGTACGACGAATGGGGTCCGCCGCCGGCGCCTCCGGGCATCGTGCTCAGCAACAACCAGGCGCTTTCCGGCCAGCAGGGCGCCGCGGGTGCGACGACGGTCTACCTGCTCGACGTGCCGGCCGGCGCGAAGGTCCTGTCGTTGCGCACGTTCGGCGGTTCGGGCGACGTCTCGATCTCGGTGACCAGTCCCGGCGGCACGGTGAAGAACCAGCCGAACCGTCCGGGCAACAGCGAAATGTTCACCGCCGGTAAACCGGCGGCCGGAACCTGGACGCTGACGGTCAAGGGCGAGAAGGCGTACTCCGGCGTCTCCGTCCTGGGTACTTACACGCAGTGA
- a CDS encoding TatD family hydrolase produces the protein MDLIDIGANLTHESFRQDFDEVLGRATAHGVGRMVVTGASREGSLHALELARASAGRLFATAGVHPHHAVDYDDRTDAQLRELAREPEVRAIGETGLDYNRNYSPRDIQRDVFERQLDIAVEVGKPLFLHQRDAHHDFLAILKRYRDRVPAAVVHCFTDTAEALRDYLDLDCHIGITGWICDERRGAHLRELVRTIPANRLMLETDAPYLLPRTVHPMPKHRRNEPMYLAHIRDEVARDRGETPEELTETTTRTAELFFGLRSVA, from the coding sequence ATGGACTTGATCGATATCGGTGCGAACCTCACTCACGAATCCTTTCGTCAGGATTTTGACGAAGTCCTAGGAAGAGCGACCGCTCACGGCGTCGGGCGGATGGTGGTCACCGGCGCCTCGCGCGAAGGCAGCCTTCACGCGCTGGAGCTCGCCCGCGCCAGCGCGGGCCGGCTGTTCGCGACCGCGGGCGTGCATCCGCACCATGCCGTCGATTACGACGACCGGACCGACGCGCAACTGCGTGAGCTGGCCCGCGAGCCGGAGGTCCGCGCCATCGGCGAAACCGGACTCGACTACAACCGGAACTACTCGCCGCGGGACATCCAGCGCGACGTGTTCGAACGGCAGCTGGACATCGCCGTGGAAGTGGGAAAGCCCCTGTTCCTCCATCAGCGCGACGCCCACCACGACTTCCTCGCCATCCTGAAGCGCTACCGCGATCGCGTGCCGGCGGCGGTGGTGCACTGCTTCACCGATACCGCCGAGGCGCTACGCGACTACCTGGACCTGGACTGCCACATCGGCATCACCGGCTGGATCTGCGACGAACGCCGTGGCGCGCACCTTCGCGAACTGGTCCGGACGATCCCGGCGAACCGCCTGATGCTGGAGACCGATGCGCCCTACCTGCTCCCGCGCACTGTCCACCCGATGCCGAAGCACCGGCGCAACGAGCCGATGTACCTCGCCCACATCCGCGACGAGGTGGCACGCGATCGCGGCGAAACCCCCGAGGAACTGACCGAGACGACGACACGCACGGCCGAACTGTTCTTCGGCCTGCGTTCCGTCGCATGA
- a CDS encoding post-PEP-CTERM-1 domain-containing protein, whose translation MTSRTLAQALGLVLTGMFTVAGAAYAADTPAAQAKPQAASGQAMQVVAVDPSTGQLRAPTAAERAAFSKAAQTRQARVSALTGQPRTNADAAKTARKITLRNGAKVTGMRVPLERMSSVVATRAPDGSLSIHHDDHGVQAAPKAPEATR comes from the coding sequence ATGACTTCACGAACACTGGCACAGGCCTTGGGTCTCGTGCTGACGGGCATGTTCACCGTGGCGGGAGCGGCCTACGCCGCCGACACCCCCGCCGCCCAAGCCAAACCACAGGCCGCATCCGGTCAGGCCATGCAGGTCGTCGCCGTCGACCCGTCGACCGGGCAGTTGCGGGCGCCGACCGCTGCCGAGCGTGCGGCGTTCTCCAAGGCGGCGCAGACGCGGCAGGCGAGGGTCTCCGCGCTCACCGGCCAACCGCGCACCAATGCCGATGCGGCGAAGACCGCCCGCAAGATCACCTTGCGCAACGGAGCCAAAGTCACGGGCATGCGCGTGCCGCTTGAACGCATGAGCAGCGTCGTCGCCACGCGCGCGCCGGACGGCAGCCTCAGCATCCATCACGACGACCACGGCGTGCAGGCCGCGCCCAAGGCACCGGAGGCAACCCGATGA